The following proteins are encoded in a genomic region of Natrinema sp. DC36:
- the glpK gene encoding glycerol kinase GlpK, whose amino-acid sequence MTESTYVGAVDQGTTGTRFIVFDHEGQVVANAYQKHEQLYPEPGWVEHDPMEIWENTKDVIRQALGQADIGPDRLEAIGVTNQRETTLLWDADSGNPVHNAIVWQDRRTTDRVEQLEDDGMVETIRDKTGLEADAYFSATKAEWLLDNADPIKLERSRPQDIRDRAAEGEVLFGTIDSWLIYNLTGEHITEVTNASRTMLYNIHDLAWDDDLLAEFSIPEAMLPEVRPSSDDETYGSTDPEGFLEAEIPVAGALGDQQAALFGQTCFDAGDAKNTYGTGSFFLMNTGNEAVESDHGLLTTIGFQRAGEDVQYALEGSIFVTGAAIEWLEDMTLIDDPAETASLARSVDSTDGVYVVPAFTGLGAPHWDQRARGTIVGMTRGTRKEHVVRATLESIAYQTRDVATAMEADSGIEMTSLKVDGGAVKNNFLCQLQSDIIGSEIVRPVVDETTALGSAYAAGLAVGYWSDPDELRSNWQVDAEFEPEMDPDDADRRYDRWSDAVDRSRDWARDAEE is encoded by the coding sequence TACCAGAAACACGAACAGCTCTATCCGGAACCAGGCTGGGTCGAACACGACCCGATGGAAATCTGGGAGAACACCAAAGATGTCATCCGACAGGCGCTCGGGCAGGCGGATATCGGTCCCGACCGGCTCGAGGCCATCGGGGTAACCAACCAGCGGGAGACGACGCTGCTGTGGGACGCCGATTCCGGAAATCCGGTCCACAACGCCATCGTCTGGCAGGATCGACGGACGACGGATCGCGTCGAGCAACTCGAGGACGACGGGATGGTCGAGACTATCCGCGACAAGACCGGCCTCGAGGCCGACGCCTACTTCTCGGCGACGAAAGCCGAGTGGCTGCTCGACAACGCCGATCCGATTAAACTCGAGCGCTCCCGCCCGCAGGACATCCGCGACCGCGCGGCGGAGGGGGAGGTCCTGTTCGGTACCATCGACTCGTGGTTGATTTACAACCTCACGGGCGAGCACATTACCGAGGTCACGAACGCCTCGCGGACGATGCTCTACAACATCCACGACCTCGCGTGGGACGACGACCTCCTCGCGGAGTTCTCGATCCCCGAGGCGATGTTGCCCGAGGTCCGGCCCTCGAGCGACGACGAAACGTACGGGTCGACTGACCCCGAGGGCTTCCTCGAGGCCGAAATTCCGGTCGCGGGGGCGCTGGGCGACCAGCAAGCGGCCCTGTTCGGCCAAACCTGTTTCGACGCTGGCGACGCGAAGAACACCTACGGTACCGGTTCCTTCTTCCTGATGAACACCGGCAACGAGGCCGTCGAGAGCGACCACGGTCTGTTGACCACGATCGGCTTCCAGCGCGCCGGCGAGGACGTCCAGTACGCGCTCGAGGGGTCGATTTTCGTTACCGGCGCGGCGATCGAGTGGCTCGAGGACATGACACTGATCGACGATCCGGCCGAGACGGCGTCGCTCGCGCGCAGCGTCGATTCGACGGACGGCGTCTACGTCGTCCCCGCCTTTACGGGACTGGGCGCTCCCCACTGGGACCAGCGCGCACGCGGTACCATCGTCGGGATGACGCGGGGCACCCGCAAGGAACACGTCGTTCGTGCGACCCTCGAGTCGATCGCGTACCAGACGCGGGACGTGGCGACGGCGATGGAGGCCGACTCGGGGATCGAAATGACCTCGCTGAAGGTCGACGGCGGCGCGGTCAAGAACAACTTCCTCTGTCAGCTCCAGTCGGACATCATCGGCTCGGAGATCGTTCGCCCGGTCGTCGACGAAACGACGGCGCTTGGGTCGGCGTACGCGGCCGGACTCGCGGTCGGTTACTGGAGCGATCCCGACGAACTGCGGAGCAACTGGCAGGTCGACGCGGAGTTCGAACCCGAGATGGATCCGGACGACGCCGATCGGCGCTACGACCGCTGGTCGGACGCCGTCGACCGATCGCGCGACTGGGCGCGGGACGCGGAGGAGTAA
- a CDS encoding cyclase family protein gives MTGHDRDQDSDVGVDRRNFVQGCGAAAAMAVAGLSVDSVAATAADLDALLEDLPNNWGRWGEDDELGALNLLGSEEAFAGMEAAMQRGPTGIERFTLQMPMTGEAIDALVGEGDAPTTDTGDPMFPGRTPARRDNAADARTAEPYPGGMQFSDDRFVTEFFLHGTTHMDALGHGWYGDEVYNGRDESVTAAPKEFDHAVPGCVDGEAGEVKETHGHSAVDISPLADAGVAGRGVLLDVGRARGDDCDRLPLGAEVTLEDMKETAKAQGIELRERDIILLRTGSIERVADPDAEWDPMNEPGLVFSEDLIRWVHDMGVPMIGADNVAVEKVTQTVGDHTFVLPLHGALLRDLGVSLNEILWLDDLAAQCADDGIYDFLLTSAPLHVERATGGPVNPIVLKATKPKEKRS, from the coding sequence ATGACCGGACACGATCGCGATCAGGATTCGGATGTGGGCGTCGATCGACGAAACTTCGTGCAGGGTTGCGGAGCGGCCGCGGCGATGGCCGTCGCCGGACTGAGCGTCGACTCCGTCGCGGCGACGGCGGCGGATCTCGACGCGCTCCTCGAGGACTTGCCGAACAACTGGGGGCGGTGGGGCGAGGACGACGAACTCGGCGCGCTCAATCTGCTGGGTAGCGAGGAGGCGTTCGCCGGGATGGAAGCGGCGATGCAACGCGGTCCCACGGGGATCGAACGGTTCACTCTCCAGATGCCGATGACCGGCGAGGCGATCGACGCCCTCGTGGGGGAGGGCGACGCGCCGACGACGGACACCGGCGATCCGATGTTCCCGGGCCGGACGCCGGCCCGTCGCGACAACGCTGCGGACGCGCGGACCGCCGAACCGTATCCGGGCGGCATGCAGTTCTCCGACGACCGGTTCGTCACGGAGTTCTTCCTCCACGGGACGACCCACATGGACGCTCTCGGTCACGGCTGGTACGGCGACGAGGTGTACAACGGCCGCGACGAGTCGGTCACGGCGGCCCCGAAGGAGTTCGACCACGCGGTCCCCGGCTGCGTGGACGGGGAAGCCGGCGAGGTGAAAGAGACCCACGGCCACTCGGCCGTTGACATCTCCCCGCTAGCCGACGCCGGCGTCGCGGGTCGCGGCGTGTTGCTTGATGTCGGCCGCGCGCGCGGCGACGACTGCGACCGGCTCCCGCTCGGCGCGGAAGTGACCCTTGAGGACATGAAGGAGACGGCGAAGGCACAGGGAATTGAACTCCGGGAGCGAGATATCATCCTGCTCCGGACCGGATCGATCGAACGCGTCGCCGACCCCGATGCGGAGTGGGATCCGATGAACGAGCCCGGACTGGTCTTCAGCGAGGACCTGATCCGCTGGGTCCACGACATGGGGGTCCCGATGATCGGCGCGGACAACGTCGCCGTCGAGAAGGTGACCCAGACCGTCGGCGACCACACGTTCGTCCTGCCGCTGCACGGCGCGCTCCTGCGGGATCTGGGCGTGTCGCTCAACGAGATCCTGTGGCTCGATGACCTCGCCGCGCAGTGTGCCGACGACGGGATCTACGACTTCCTCCTGACCTCGGCACCGCTGCACGTCGAGCGGGCGACGGGCGGGCCGGTCAACCCCATCGTGCTCAAGGCGACGAAACCGAAAGAGAAGCGATCCTGA
- a CDS encoding HAD-IIB family hydrolase, with protein MTADPPLALDIDGTLTRPQGWGIDPRVFDPLREWDAPVVIATGKAFPYPVALCHFVGIPELVVAENGGVVYTGDDVFFTADREAARAVTEEYRAAGYELGWGAEDTVNRWRETEIAVNLEQPIDPLREIAAKHGLEVIDTGYAYHVKDADPNKGEGLERVAAHVGIDLADCVAVGDSINDVSTFEAVGRSFAVANADEMAKAAAAEVLDEEHADGTLAVLERVRDRK; from the coding sequence ATGACCGCCGATCCGCCGCTCGCCCTCGATATCGACGGCACCCTGACCCGCCCCCAAGGCTGGGGGATCGATCCCCGCGTCTTCGATCCGCTCCGCGAGTGGGACGCGCCCGTCGTGATCGCGACCGGGAAGGCCTTCCCCTATCCCGTCGCACTCTGTCACTTCGTCGGCATCCCCGAACTCGTCGTCGCCGAAAACGGCGGCGTCGTCTACACCGGCGACGACGTTTTCTTCACCGCCGATCGCGAGGCCGCTCGAGCCGTCACCGAGGAGTACCGGGCCGCCGGCTACGAGCTCGGCTGGGGCGCGGAGGATACCGTCAACCGCTGGCGGGAAACCGAGATTGCCGTCAACTTGGAGCAGCCGATCGACCCCTTGCGCGAGATCGCCGCGAAACACGGTCTCGAGGTGATCGACACCGGCTACGCCTACCACGTCAAGGACGCCGATCCGAACAAGGGCGAGGGACTCGAGCGGGTCGCCGCACACGTCGGGATCGACCTCGCAGACTGCGTCGCCGTCGGCGACTCGATCAACGACGTCTCGACGTTCGAGGCCGTCGGCCGGAGCTTCGCCGTCGCGAACGCCGACGAGATGGCGAAAGCGGCCGCCGCCGAGGTACTCGACGAGGAGCACGCGGACGGGACGCTCGCGGTGCTCGAGCGCGTCCGAGATAGGAAATAA
- a CDS encoding phosphate uptake regulator PhoU translates to METRKVQVTGGSTYTVSLPKTWATDNDVSAGTTVEFYPEDSALLLTPQSETERQEGTLDISSIEGERLTRAVMTMYVSGFDIIRLEAGRITTDQRRAIRSATQGLVGVEVLEETTDSVVIQDLLDSSELSIVNAVTRMRLIAQSMLEDAVTALIENDDDIARDVIERDDDVDRLWLVVSRIFRATLRSPRAAEELGVPREDCFDFHSSARQLERVADHAAKISNIALKLEEIPEPVAEALEELHTDASTVLEKAMDALFAEETEDANRLGHDAREAVLEIDEHTRQIDDMLRDLDSVQAQSLGLIVDSLSRSADYGGNIAETALQKAAPRP, encoded by the coding sequence ATGGAGACGCGAAAGGTCCAGGTGACGGGCGGGTCGACGTACACCGTCTCGCTGCCGAAAACGTGGGCAACCGACAACGACGTCAGCGCCGGCACGACCGTCGAGTTCTACCCCGAAGACAGCGCGCTGTTGCTGACGCCCCAGAGCGAAACGGAGCGCCAGGAGGGCACCCTCGATATCTCGAGCATCGAGGGCGAACGCCTGACCCGCGCTGTCATGACGATGTACGTCAGCGGTTTCGACATCATCAGACTCGAGGCGGGGCGCATTACGACCGACCAGCGCCGGGCGATCCGCAGCGCGACCCAGGGGCTGGTCGGCGTCGAAGTCCTCGAGGAGACCACCGACAGCGTGGTCATCCAGGACCTCCTCGATTCCTCGGAGCTATCGATCGTCAACGCCGTCACGCGGATGCGCCTGATCGCCCAATCGATGCTCGAGGACGCAGTGACCGCGCTGATCGAGAACGACGACGACATCGCTCGCGACGTGATCGAGCGCGACGACGACGTCGACCGGCTCTGGCTCGTCGTCTCGCGGATCTTCCGCGCCACCCTGCGGTCGCCCCGCGCCGCCGAGGAACTCGGCGTCCCGCGCGAGGACTGTTTCGACTTCCACTCGAGCGCCCGCCAGCTCGAGCGCGTCGCCGACCACGCCGCCAAGATCAGCAACATCGCGCTCAAGCTCGAGGAGATCCCCGAGCCGGTCGCCGAGGCGCTCGAGGAGCTGCATACGGACGCCTCAACCGTCCTCGAGAAGGCGATGGACGCCCTGTTCGCCGAGGAAACGGAGGACGCGAACCGGCTCGGCCACGACGCCCGGGAGGCCGTCCTCGAGATCGACGAGCACACCCGCCAGATCGACGATATGCTCCGGGATCTCGACTCGGTACAGGCCCAGTCGCTGGGGTTGATCGTCGACTCGCTGTCCAGGAGCGCCGACTACGGCGGCAACATCGCCGAGACGGCGCTACAGAAGGCGGCACCGCGGCCCTGA
- a CDS encoding arylsulfotransferase family protein: MTNRPLSALARVRPALTRTRIRAGFGIVVLLSTAVVAAAASGGLSTASKEAVPEAPPTENHTVVTESGRAGTITAYAPSGEIRYYNNSRTKYFDVDPVEGDPLTVEYTATDTIHTEGANCGDPPCARNVIERADLETGAVEVVYERYDHKETAAEWHDVDRIDERHVLVADIVADQVFIVDTETEIVEWLWDAQSEFPLESGHSFPNDWTHINDVEYIEDGRMEGRIMVSVRNQNRVVFLDREEGLLEGWTLGGENDADVLNEQHNPDFIPESRGGPAVLVADSENGQIKEFQREDGEWNRSWLWEDDRIQWPRDADRLPNGNTLITDTHGNRVVAVNESGDIVWEVESTLPYEAERLETGAESESGRSARELGLESRTVTEDDGGTGGFGIDPFAFLGGIVESILPHRIYNALIFVAPVWIGKTAAAAIAVGLLTGLTWAGLEIRWTLRDAGIWFRLPVSRERE, from the coding sequence GTGACGAACCGCCCGCTGTCGGCGCTCGCTCGAGTCCGACCAGCGCTCACGCGCACCCGGATTCGGGCCGGCTTCGGCATCGTCGTTCTGCTCTCGACCGCCGTCGTCGCCGCTGCGGCGTCGGGCGGCCTCTCGACGGCGTCGAAAGAGGCTGTCCCGGAGGCACCGCCGACCGAGAACCACACGGTCGTGACCGAATCGGGTCGCGCCGGGACGATCACCGCCTACGCGCCCAGCGGCGAGATCCGCTACTACAACAACTCGCGAACGAAGTACTTCGACGTCGATCCGGTCGAGGGCGATCCGCTGACCGTCGAATACACTGCGACCGATACGATCCACACGGAAGGGGCCAACTGCGGCGATCCGCCGTGCGCCAGGAACGTCATCGAGCGTGCCGACCTCGAGACCGGCGCGGTCGAGGTCGTCTACGAACGCTACGATCACAAGGAGACCGCCGCCGAGTGGCACGACGTGGACCGTATCGACGAGCGCCACGTTCTCGTCGCCGACATCGTCGCGGATCAGGTCTTCATCGTCGACACGGAGACCGAGATCGTCGAGTGGCTCTGGGACGCCCAGAGCGAGTTCCCGCTGGAGAGCGGCCACTCGTTCCCGAACGACTGGACGCACATCAACGACGTCGAATACATCGAGGACGGCCGGATGGAAGGCCGGATCATGGTCAGTGTTCGAAACCAGAATCGGGTCGTCTTCCTCGACCGGGAAGAGGGCCTGCTCGAGGGGTGGACCCTCGGCGGCGAGAACGACGCCGACGTTCTGAACGAACAGCACAACCCCGACTTCATCCCCGAGAGTCGAGGCGGACCGGCCGTCCTCGTCGCCGACTCCGAGAACGGTCAGATCAAGGAGTTCCAGCGCGAGGATGGCGAGTGGAACCGAAGCTGGCTGTGGGAAGACGATCGGATCCAATGGCCCCGCGACGCGGACCGACTTCCGAACGGGAACACCTTGATCACCGACACCCACGGCAACCGCGTTGTGGCCGTCAACGAATCGGGCGACATCGTCTGGGAGGTCGAGTCGACACTCCCCTACGAAGCCGAGCGCCTCGAGACCGGTGCCGAAAGCGAGAGTGGCCGGAGCGCCCGGGAACTCGGCCTCGAGTCCCGAACGGTAACCGAAGACGACGGCGGAACCGGCGGCTTCGGGATCGACCCGTTCGCGTTCCTCGGCGGCATCGTCGAGTCGATCCTCCCCCATCGGATCTATAACGCGTTGATCTTCGTCGCGCCGGTCTGGATCGGCAAAACTGCAGCCGCCGCTATCGCCGTCGGACTCCTGACGGGGCTGACCTGGGCGGGTCTCGAGATCAGATGGACACTCCGCGATGCCGGTATCTGGTTCCGCCTCCCCGTCTCCCGCGAACGGGAGTAG
- a CDS encoding Single-stranded DNA binding protein, whose amino-acid sequence MELDDHAEDLASDLGVDKEEVKDDLQNLVEYSVPIDEAKQSLRRKYGGGSSGGGGAPSAKDIAEITTDDGNVTVTGVVLTAGERSIRYQGSDHVIVEGRLADETGVIDYTAWEDFGLSPGDTITAGNAGVREWDGEPELNLGESTSLSFIEESLEVPYESGGDAQLAELRTGDRAVTIEVSVLECERKTIDGRDGETDILSGVFGDESGRLPFTNWDPAPEIEDGGTVRIENAYVQEFRGVPEVNVSEFSRVSALDREIDVGTNTSTMDVGDAVATGGIYDVEVIGNLLAVRDGSGLIQRCPECYRVIQKGQCRTHGDVDGIDDLRVKAILDDGTGTVTVVLDDELTERVYDGTLDDALEQAREAMDQEVVADRIRERIVGREYRVRGHLSVDEYGANLDAELFEASDDDPAARATAFLEEVDA is encoded by the coding sequence ATGGAACTCGACGATCATGCCGAGGATCTCGCCTCCGACCTCGGTGTTGACAAAGAGGAGGTCAAAGACGACCTGCAGAATCTGGTGGAGTACAGCGTCCCGATCGACGAGGCGAAACAGAGCCTCCGGCGGAAGTACGGCGGCGGGTCCAGCGGCGGTGGCGGCGCGCCGTCGGCGAAGGATATCGCCGAAATCACGACCGACGACGGCAACGTCACCGTCACGGGCGTCGTCCTGACTGCGGGCGAACGATCGATCCGCTATCAGGGCTCCGATCACGTCATCGTCGAAGGCCGACTGGCCGACGAGACCGGCGTCATCGACTACACCGCGTGGGAGGACTTCGGCCTCTCGCCGGGCGACACGATCACCGCGGGCAACGCGGGCGTCCGCGAGTGGGACGGCGAACCCGAACTCAACCTCGGCGAGAGCACCTCACTGTCCTTCATCGAGGAGTCCCTCGAGGTACCCTACGAGAGCGGCGGCGACGCGCAACTGGCCGAGCTCCGGACCGGTGACCGCGCGGTCACCATCGAGGTCAGCGTCCTCGAGTGCGAGCGAAAGACGATCGACGGCCGCGACGGCGAGACGGACATCCTGAGCGGCGTCTTCGGCGACGAGAGCGGGCGGCTCCCCTTCACGAACTGGGATCCGGCCCCCGAAATCGAAGACGGCGGCACGGTCCGCATCGAAAACGCCTACGTACAGGAGTTCCGTGGGGTACCCGAGGTCAACGTCTCGGAATTCTCGCGAGTCTCCGCACTCGACCGCGAGATCGATGTCGGAACCAACACGTCGACGATGGACGTCGGCGACGCCGTCGCTACCGGCGGCATCTACGACGTCGAAGTCATTGGGAACCTGCTCGCGGTCCGCGACGGCTCCGGACTCATTCAGCGCTGTCCGGAGTGTTACCGGGTTATCCAGAAGGGGCAGTGCCGAACCCACGGCGACGTCGACGGGATCGACGACCTGCGCGTCAAGGCGATCCTCGACGACGGCACCGGGACCGTCACCGTCGTCCTCGACGACGAACTCACCGAACGGGTCTACGACGGCACCCTGGACGACGCCCTCGAGCAGGCCCGCGAGGCGATGGACCAGGAGGTCGTCGCGGATCGGATCCGCGAGCGCATCGTCGGCCGCGAGTACCGCGTCCGGGGGCACCTCTCGGTCGACGAGTACGGCGCGAATCTCGACGCCGAGCTATTCGAAGCGAGCGACGACGATCCGGCCGCCCGTGCGACTGCCTTCCTCGAGGAGGTGGACGCATGA
- a CDS encoding metallophosphoesterase produces the protein MRDDPNPTGTPSPLARVEPVPGEPAATAAIGGESALLVADYHAGYEAGLRSERGVDVPSRAPDRRERLLALLERTDPDRLVVLGDLMHSIGDPGGAERGELEVLFESFSSDLTVTVVKGNHDGRIETWLADSDDIGATITVVPGDGVALGDIGVCHGHTWPSRAVLESEVVCLGHEHPCVRLEDEVGGSRVERTWLRGRLDPGPFRDRPAYEGVTWLEDADETPPRAVVVPAFNDLVGGTWINVAGQSFLSPFLPAGLAAGEAYLLDGTRLGPYESV, from the coding sequence ATGCGAGACGATCCCAACCCGACCGGGACCCCGTCGCCGCTCGCTCGCGTCGAACCGGTTCCCGGCGAACCGGCCGCGACCGCGGCGATCGGGGGCGAGAGCGCGTTGCTCGTCGCCGACTATCACGCCGGCTACGAGGCCGGCTTGCGCTCCGAGCGCGGCGTCGACGTTCCCAGCCGCGCGCCCGACCGCCGAGAGCGACTGCTGGCGTTGCTCGAGCGCACTGATCCCGATCGGCTGGTCGTCCTCGGCGACCTCATGCACTCGATCGGCGATCCGGGCGGGGCCGAACGCGGCGAACTCGAGGTGCTGTTCGAGTCTTTTTCGAGTGATCTCACAGTGACCGTCGTCAAGGGCAACCACGACGGCAGAATCGAAACCTGGCTCGCGGACAGCGACGACATCGGGGCGACGATTACCGTCGTCCCCGGCGATGGCGTCGCGCTCGGCGATATCGGCGTCTGTCACGGGCACACCTGGCCCTCTCGAGCGGTCCTCGAGAGCGAGGTGGTCTGTTTGGGTCACGAACACCCCTGCGTTCGACTCGAGGACGAGGTCGGCGGGAGCCGCGTCGAGCGTACGTGGCTGCGCGGCCGGCTCGATCCCGGCCCGTTTCGCGACCGTCCGGCGTACGAGGGGGTTACGTGGCTCGAGGATGCGGACGAAACCCCGCCGCGCGCGGTCGTCGTACCGGCGTTCAACGACCTCGTCGGCGGGACGTGGATCAACGTCGCCGGACAGTCGTTCCTCTCGCCGTTTCTTCCGGCGGGGCTGGCTGCGGGAGAGGCGTACCTGCTGGACGGCACGCGACTCGGTCCATACGAGTCGGTGTAA
- a CDS encoding MarR family transcriptional regulator, translating to MESQKHRPTARIDPVPDDLESAQAKLVYIYLEAADGATVDELGEILAMKKIDILSVLNSLSSAGYVTQTGATYVVAN from the coding sequence ATGGAATCACAGAAACACCGACCGACGGCGCGAATCGATCCGGTTCCCGACGACCTCGAGTCGGCCCAGGCAAAACTCGTGTACATCTATCTCGAGGCGGCCGACGGCGCGACGGTCGACGAACTGGGAGAGATACTGGCGATGAAGAAGATCGACATCCTGAGCGTGCTGAACTCGCTTTCGAGCGCCGGCTACGTCACCCAGACGGGCGCGACGTACGTCGTCGCGAACTGA
- the glnA gene encoding type I glutamate--ammonia ligase, with the protein MTNGNLTASEEEVLDEIEEEDIDFLRLQFTDILGTVKNVSVPARQAEKAFTEGIYFDGSSIEGFVRIQESDMRLKPDPDTFAVLPWQNREDGASARMICDVIDTSTGEPFEGDPRRVLKNALERADDLGYTVNAAPEPEFFLFEEDEEGRATTKTGDHGGYFDLAPKDLASDVRRDIIYGLEDMGFEIEASHHEVAKGQHEINFEYDDALSTADNVGTFRTVVRAIAAQHDLHATFMPKPIPRINGSGMHTHLSLFEDGENAFHDEDDEFDLSETAHSFIAGILEHAPAITAVSNPTVNSYKRLVPGYEAPVYVAWSDRNRSALIRKPAARVPAASRIEARFPDPSCNPYLALAALIHAGLDGVEKDLDCPDPVRENIYEFDEEKREEYGIDTLPTNLGEAVEALEEDEVIYSALGEHVGPKFVEAKEQEFEDYLVDVSDWELDRYLETF; encoded by the coding sequence ATGACGAACGGAAATCTAACCGCTTCGGAAGAGGAGGTACTGGACGAAATCGAGGAGGAAGACATCGACTTCCTTCGGCTGCAGTTCACCGACATTCTGGGGACTGTCAAGAACGTCTCCGTGCCCGCCCGGCAGGCCGAGAAGGCGTTCACCGAGGGGATCTACTTCGACGGCTCCTCGATCGAGGGGTTCGTGCGCATTCAGGAATCGGACATGCGGCTCAAGCCCGACCCCGACACGTTCGCGGTTCTCCCGTGGCAAAATCGTGAGGACGGCGCCTCGGCTCGAATGATCTGCGACGTCATCGACACCTCGACCGGTGAGCCCTTCGAGGGCGACCCGCGGCGCGTCCTCAAGAATGCCCTCGAGCGCGCCGACGACCTGGGATACACGGTCAACGCCGCGCCCGAACCGGAGTTCTTCCTCTTCGAGGAAGACGAGGAGGGACGCGCGACGACGAAGACGGGCGACCACGGCGGCTACTTCGATCTCGCGCCGAAAGACCTCGCGAGCGACGTTCGCCGCGACATCATCTACGGCCTCGAGGACATGGGCTTCGAAATCGAAGCGAGCCACCACGAGGTCGCCAAGGGCCAACACGAGATCAACTTCGAGTACGACGACGCGCTCTCGACGGCGGACAACGTCGGCACCTTCCGCACCGTCGTCCGCGCGATCGCCGCACAGCACGACCTCCACGCGACGTTCATGCCGAAACCGATCCCGCGCATCAACGGCTCGGGCATGCACACGCACCTCTCGCTGTTCGAGGACGGCGAGAACGCCTTCCACGACGAGGACGACGAGTTCGACCTCTCCGAAACGGCACACTCCTTCATCGCGGGGATCCTCGAGCACGCGCCGGCGATCACGGCCGTCTCGAACCCGACCGTGAACAGCTACAAGCGACTGGTGCCGGGCTACGAGGCACCCGTCTACGTCGCCTGGTCCGATCGCAACCGCTCGGCGCTGATCCGAAAACCGGCGGCCCGCGTCCCGGCGGCTTCCCGCATCGAGGCGCGCTTCCCCGACCCGTCCTGTAACCCGTACCTCGCGCTGGCCGCGCTCATCCACGCGGGTCTCGACGGCGTCGAAAAGGATCTCGACTGTCCGGACCCGGTTCGAGAGAACATCTACGAGTTCGACGAGGAGAAACGCGAGGAGTACGGCATCGACACGCTGCCGACGAATCTCGGCGAAGCCGTCGAGGCCCTCGAGGAGGACGAAGTCATCTACAGCGCCCTCGGCGAGCACGTCGGACCGAAGTTCGTCGAAGCCAAAGAACAGGAGTTCGAGGACTACCTCGTCGACGTCTCCGACTGGGAGCTCGACCGCTACCTCGAGACGTTCTAA
- a CDS encoding thioredoxin family protein yields MAATSKPSRLETGDELDDFVDAHDVALVEFYTSGCAMCQAMEPVLGNVSRATDVAIGMVNPGDDIELVDRFDIRSVPTLILFEDGAETARLAEGFQGGDAVTAFLAEHVPNAVGAD; encoded by the coding sequence ATGGCCGCGACCAGTAAACCGAGCCGACTCGAGACCGGCGACGAACTCGACGACTTCGTAGACGCCCACGACGTGGCGCTCGTGGAGTTCTACACCAGCGGCTGTGCGATGTGCCAAGCCATGGAGCCCGTCCTGGGAAACGTCTCTCGGGCCACGGACGTCGCGATCGGGATGGTCAACCCCGGCGACGACATCGAACTCGTCGACCGGTTCGATATCCGGTCGGTGCCCACGCTGATCCTATTCGAGGACGGGGCGGAAACCGCGCGGCTGGCGGAGGGGTTCCAGGGTGGCGACGCCGTCACTGCGTTCCTGGCCGAACACGTTCCGAACGCCGTCGGTGCCGACTGA